In Homo sapiens chromosome 14 genomic scaffold, GRCh38.p14 alternate locus group ALT_REF_LOCI_1 HSCHR14_7_CTG1, a single window of DNA contains:
- the SERPINA1 gene encoding alpha-1-antitrypsin precursor (The RefSeq protein has 1 substitution compared to this genomic sequence), which translates to MPSSVSWGILLLAGLCCLVPVSLAEDPQGDAAQKTDTSHHDQDHPTFNKITPNLAEFAFSLYRQLAHQSNSTNIFFSPVSIATAFAMLSLGTKADTHDEILEGLNFNLTEIPEAQIHEGFQELLRTLNQPDSQLQLTTGNGLFLSEGLKLVDKFLEDVKKLYHSEAFTVNFGDTEEAKKQINDYVEKGTQGKIVDLVKELDRDTVFALVNYIFFKGKWERPFEVKDTEEEDFHVDQVTTVKVPMMKRLGMFNIQHCKKLSSWVLLMKYLGNATAIFFLPDEGKLQHLENELTHDIITKFLENEDRRSASLHLPKLSITGTYDLKSVLGQLGITKVFSNGADLSGVTEEAPLKLSKAVHKAVLTIDEKGTEAAGAMFLEAIPMSIPPEVKFNKPFVFLMIEQNTKSPLFMGKVVNPTQK; encoded by the exons ATGCCGTCTTCTGTCTCGTGGGGCATCCTCCTGCTGGCAGGCCTGTGCTGCCTGGTCCCTGTCTCCCTGGCTGAGGATCCCCAGGGAGATGCTGCCCAGAAGACAGATACATCCCACCATGATCAGGATCACCCAACCTTCAACAAGATCACCCCCAACCTGGCTGAGTTCGCCTTCAGCCTATACCGCCAGCTGGCACACCAGTCCAACAGCACCAATATCTTCTTCTCCCCAGTGAGCATCGCTACAGCCTTTGCAATGCTCTCCCTGGGGACCAAGGCTGACACTCACGATGAAATCCTGGAGGGCCTGAATTTCAACCTCACGGAGATTCCGGAGGCTCAGATCCATGAAGGCTTCCAGGAACTCCTCCGTACCCTCAACCAGCCAGACAGCCAGCTCCAGCTGACCACCGGCAATGGCCTGTTCCTCAGCGAGGGCCTGAAGCTAGTGGATAAGTTTTTGGAGGATGTTAAAAAGTTGTACCACTCAGAAGCCTTCACTGTCAACTTCGGGGACACCGAAGAGGCCAAGAAACAGATCAACGATTACGTGGAGAAGGGTACTCAAGGGAAAATTGTGGATTTGGTCAAGGAGCTTGACAGAGACACAGTTTTTGCTCTGGTGAATTACATCTTCTTTAAAG GCAAATGGGAGAGACCCTTTGAAGTCAAGGACACCGAGGAAGAGGACTTCCACGTGGACCAGGCGACCACCGTGAAGGTGCCTATGATGAAGCGTTTAGGCATGTTTAACATCCAGCACTGTAAGAAGCTGTCCAGCTGGGTGCTGCTGATGAAATACCTGGGCAATGCCACCGCCATCTTCTTCCTGCCTGACGAGGGGAAACTACAGCACCTGGAAAATGAACTCACCCACGATATCATCACCAAGTTCCtggaaaatgaagacagaag GTCTGCCAGCTTACATTTACCCAAACTGTCCATTACTGGAACCTATGATCTGAAGAGCGTCCTGGGTCAACTGGGCATCACTAAGGTCTTCAGCAATGGGGCTGACCTCTCCGGGGTCACAGAGGAGGCACCCCTGAAGCTCTCCAAG GCCGTGCATAAGGCTGTGCTGACCATCGACGAGAAAGGGACTGAAGCTGCTGGGGCCATGTTTTTAGAGGCCATACCCATGTCTATCCCCCCCGAGGTCAAGTTCAACAAACCCTTTGTCTTCTTAATGATTGAACAAAATACCAAGTCTCCCCTCTTCATGGGAAAAGTGGTGAATCCCACCCAAAAATAA
- the SERPINA1 gene encoding alpha-1-antitrypsin isoform X1: MPSSVSWGILLLAGLCCLVPVSLAEDPQGDAAQKTDTSHHDQDHPTFNKITPNLAEFAFSLYRQLAHQSNSTNIFFSPVSIATAFAMLSLGTKADTHDEILEGLNFNLTEIPEAQIHEGFQELLRTLNQPDSQLQLTTGNGLFLSEGLKLVDKFLEDVKKLYHSEAFTVNFGDTEEAKKQINDYVEKGTQGKIVDLVKELDRDTVFALVNYIFFKGKWERPFEVKDTEEEDFHVDQATTVKVPMMKRLGMFNIQHCKKLSSWVLLMKYLGNATAIFFLPDEGKLQHLENELTHDIITKFLENEDRRSASLHLPKLSITGTYDLKSVLGQLGITKVFSNGADLSGVTEEAPLKLSKAVHKAVLTIDEKGTEAAGAMFLEAIPMSIPPEVKFNKPFVFLMIEQNTKSPLFMGKVVNPTQK, from the exons ATGCCGTCTTCTGTCTCGTGGGGCATCCTCCTGCTGGCAGGCCTGTGCTGCCTGGTCCCTGTCTCCCTGGCTGAGGATCCCCAGGGAGATGCTGCCCAGAAGACAGATACATCCCACCATGATCAGGATCACCCAACCTTCAACAAGATCACCCCCAACCTGGCTGAGTTCGCCTTCAGCCTATACCGCCAGCTGGCACACCAGTCCAACAGCACCAATATCTTCTTCTCCCCAGTGAGCATCGCTACAGCCTTTGCAATGCTCTCCCTGGGGACCAAGGCTGACACTCACGATGAAATCCTGGAGGGCCTGAATTTCAACCTCACGGAGATTCCGGAGGCTCAGATCCATGAAGGCTTCCAGGAACTCCTCCGTACCCTCAACCAGCCAGACAGCCAGCTCCAGCTGACCACCGGCAATGGCCTGTTCCTCAGCGAGGGCCTGAAGCTAGTGGATAAGTTTTTGGAGGATGTTAAAAAGTTGTACCACTCAGAAGCCTTCACTGTCAACTTCGGGGACACCGAAGAGGCCAAGAAACAGATCAACGATTACGTGGAGAAGGGTACTCAAGGGAAAATTGTGGATTTGGTCAAGGAGCTTGACAGAGACACAGTTTTTGCTCTGGTGAATTACATCTTCTTTAAAG GCAAATGGGAGAGACCCTTTGAAGTCAAGGACACCGAGGAAGAGGACTTCCACGTGGACCAGGCGACCACCGTGAAGGTGCCTATGATGAAGCGTTTAGGCATGTTTAACATCCAGCACTGTAAGAAGCTGTCCAGCTGGGTGCTGCTGATGAAATACCTGGGCAATGCCACCGCCATCTTCTTCCTGCCTGACGAGGGGAAACTACAGCACCTGGAAAATGAACTCACCCACGATATCATCACCAAGTTCCtggaaaatgaagacagaag GTCTGCCAGCTTACATTTACCCAAACTGTCCATTACTGGAACCTATGATCTGAAGAGCGTCCTGGGTCAACTGGGCATCACTAAGGTCTTCAGCAATGGGGCTGACCTCTCCGGGGTCACAGAGGAGGCACCCCTGAAGCTCTCCAAG GCCGTGCATAAGGCTGTGCTGACCATCGACGAGAAAGGGACTGAAGCTGCTGGGGCCATGTTTTTAGAGGCCATACCCATGTCTATCCCCCCCGAGGTCAAGTTCAACAAACCCTTTGTCTTCTTAATGATTGAACAAAATACCAAGTCTCCCCTCTTCATGGGAAAAGTGGTGAATCCCACCCAAAAATAA